The following proteins are co-located in the Bacillus pumilus genome:
- the spoIIIJ gene encoding YidC family membrane integrase SpoIIIJ codes for MKRRLLLIFSLIGVLVLLAGCTQINEPITSDSEGFWNSYIVYPLSQLITYMANLTGENYGVAIIIVTLLIRLLILPLMIKQLRSTKAMQALQPELKKLREKYSSKDQKTQQQLQQETMALFQKNGVNPLAGCFPILIQMPILIGFYHAIMRTAEIKKHTFLWFDLGSPDPLFLLPIIAGVATFIQQKLMMAGNPSDNPQMAIMLWVMPIMIVVFAISFPAALSLYWVVGNLFMIIQTLVIRTPQVQVDTKEKAGGNKK; via the coding sequence TTGAAAAGGCGATTATTACTAATATTTAGCTTGATTGGCGTGTTGGTTCTATTGGCAGGATGTACACAAATCAATGAACCAATTACATCAGATAGTGAGGGATTCTGGAATTCTTATATTGTTTACCCGCTATCTCAATTAATCACGTACATGGCAAATTTGACTGGTGAAAACTATGGTGTTGCAATCATTATTGTTACACTGTTAATTCGTTTGCTTATTTTACCATTAATGATTAAACAGTTAAGAAGTACAAAAGCAATGCAAGCTTTGCAGCCTGAATTGAAGAAGCTTCGTGAAAAATACAGCTCTAAAGATCAAAAAACACAGCAGCAGCTTCAGCAGGAAACAATGGCTCTTTTCCAAAAAAATGGTGTAAATCCATTAGCAGGGTGTTTCCCGATTTTAATTCAGATGCCAATCTTAATTGGTTTTTATCATGCGATTATGAGAACAGCTGAAATTAAAAAACATACATTCTTATGGTTTGACTTAGGCAGTCCAGATCCATTGTTTTTATTACCGATTATTGCGGGTGTAGCTACTTTCATTCAGCAGAAGCTGATGATGGCTGGAAATCCTTCGGACAACCCTCAAATGGCAATTATGCTTTGGGTCATGCCGATTATGATCGTTGTGTTTGCAATCAGTTTCCCAGCGGCACTTTCACTTTACTGGGTTGTAGGTAACCTTTTCATGATCATTCAAACATTGGTGATTAGAACACCTCAAGTACAAGTTGATACAAAAGAAAAAGCTGGCGGGAATAAAAAATGA